In Hylaeus volcanicus isolate JK05 chromosome 9, UHH_iyHylVolc1.0_haploid, whole genome shotgun sequence, the following proteins share a genomic window:
- the LOC128881771 gene encoding venom acid phosphatase Acph-1-like, with the protein MISSSHRTCSLPMYAIIGLTAIIYATTVGAELRQVNVIFRHGDRTPDTGTNEMYPNDPYLNSAFYPLGRGQLSNEGKRREYQLGKVLRERYRRFLGDIYTPESVWGISSDYDRTKMSLQLVLAALFPPNKEQKWNPQLNWQPIPTRYLRRPEDNIFLADECPQYLAEYDRVLQSPAGRNALAKYNGLMRQLTEWTGKNITTPLNMYYLYHTLMAERSLGLALPKWTEGIFPYGRLWNATVFAYDIANSTPLLRRLYSGPYLRLVTKTMLDYITGTLNDPRKIYLYSGHETNIAAVLHGLQVYRPHVPEYSSAVILELHQTNDNYYVKLAHYLGIPSKIEELTLPGCDAMCPLDKYLQLTEEVMPSKEELICDKRDTEDYANVKSDEEVDWAKYNLIRTARAFNIQ; encoded by the exons ATGATTTCCTCCAGTCATCGCACGTGTTCCTTGCCAATGTATGCCATTATTGGCCTAACGGCCATCATTTATGCCACAACCGTCGGAGCAGAACTTCGACAAGTGAACGTG ATATTTAGGCATGGGGATAGGACACCGGACACaggtacaaatgaaatgtatCCAAACGATCCATACCTCAATTCTGCTTTCTATCCATTGGGTCGTGGTCAATTAAGCAAC GAAGGTAAAAGACGAGAATATCAACTCGGAAAAGTTCTTCGGGAGAGGTACCGAAGATTTTTAGGGGATATTTACACGCCGGAGTCCGTTTGGGGCATCAGCTCGGACTACGATAGAACGAAAATGTCTTTGCAACTTGTTCTGGCTGCGCTGTTCCCCCCAAACAAAGAACAGAAATGGAATCCCCAATTGAATTGGCAACCGATCCCCACGCGGTACTTGCGACGGCCCGAAGACAACATTTTTCTTGCAGACGAGTGTCCTCA gtatcTGGCCGAATACGATAGAGTTTTACAATCGCCGGCTGGAAGAAACGCGTTAGCAAAATACAACGGTCTCATGCGACAGTTAACAGAGTGGACCGGAAAGAACATAACTACGCCATTGAACATGTACTATCTCTATCATACACTAATGGCTGAACGTTCTCTCGGTCTCGCTTTGCCAAAATGGACGGAGGGCATATTTCCTTATGGCAGATTGTGGAACGCAACTGTATTCGCCTACGACATTGCCAATTCCACGCCCTTGCTGAGAAGGCTCTACTCAG GACCCTATCTTCGACTGGTCACGAAGACTATGCTAGACTACATAACCGGAACGTTAAACGATCCACGAAAGATATACCTATACAGTGGCCACGAAACCAACATCGCCGCCGTCTTGCATGGTCTTCAGGTCTATCGTCCTCATGTCCCTGAATACTCTAGTGCTGTGATATTGGAACTCCACCAAACGAACGACAACTACTATGTCAAA CTCGCTCACTATTTGGGCATCCCGTCGAAAATAGAGGAACTCACACTGCCCGGTTGCGACGCCATGTGTCCACTGGACAAGTATTTGCAATTAACCGAGGAAGTCATGCCGTCTAAGGAGGAATTGATTTGCGACAAGAGGGACACGGAAGATTACGCCAATGTGAAATCTGACGAGGAAGTAGATTGGGCGAAGTATAACTTGATAAGGACAGCGAGAGCCTTTAacattcaataa